The Listeria monocytogenes genome window below encodes:
- a CDS encoding DUF3188 domain-containing protein, with protein MKIVNALFIISIGLIIIMFSPSYGKDGMASVPLLVTGLAVVLIGCVFIVLKIRKDKKEKN; from the coding sequence ATGAAAATTGTTAATGCACTATTTATTATTAGTATAGGTCTTATTATTATTATGTTTAGTCCTTCTTATGGAAAAGATGGGATGGCTAGTGTACCTCTTCTAGTTACAGGACTTGCGGTTGTTTTAATTGGCTGTGTATTCATCGTGCTAAAAATCCGTAAAGATAAGAAAGAAAAGAATTAG
- a CDS encoding DUF3284 domain-containing protein, with the protein MNVTQKLYISQKECFDTLVSSAIYDVKNATGKTLQMRKLEGYKYQRTMSNGALATTKILKVTPNELYQFETSSRVNTHTTTYTIKSTSETTCEVTYNELIETEKTMNKMNNIIVGFMFGFFRKKRVKNLLKSIELSVINESKKKQEKLAAKSEQ; encoded by the coding sequence GTGAATGTCACACAGAAATTATATATTTCTCAAAAAGAATGCTTTGATACACTAGTTAGCTCTGCCATTTATGATGTAAAAAATGCCACTGGTAAAACGCTTCAGATGCGCAAACTAGAAGGATATAAATACCAACGAACAATGTCTAACGGTGCGCTGGCTACTACAAAAATTCTGAAAGTAACACCTAATGAGTTATATCAATTTGAAACAAGTAGCCGAGTAAACACACATACAACGACTTATACGATAAAGTCCACAAGCGAGACAACATGCGAAGTGACTTATAACGAATTAATTGAAACGGAAAAAACAATGAATAAAATGAATAATATTATTGTTGGTTTTATGTTTGGTTTTTTTCGGAAAAAACGTGTGAAAAATTTGCTGAAATCAATTGAACTTTCGGTTATTAATGAGAGTAAGAAGAAGCAGGAGAAACTGGCTGCTAAAAGTGAACAATAA
- the recR gene encoding recombination mediator RecR — MHYPEPITKLIDSFMKLPGIGPKSAARLAFYVLDMKEDDVLDFAKALVDAKRNLSFCSVCGHITDKDPCYICADTSRDRSVICVVQESKDVIAMEKMRDFHGLYHVLHGTISPMDGIGPEDINIPDLLKRLQDDTIEEVILATNPNVEGEATAMYISRLLKPSGIKVTRIAHGLPVGGDLEYADEVTLSKAMEGRREV, encoded by the coding sequence ATGCATTATCCTGAGCCGATAACGAAATTAATAGATAGTTTTATGAAATTACCTGGGATTGGCCCGAAATCGGCAGCTCGACTAGCGTTTTATGTCTTAGATATGAAAGAAGACGATGTGCTAGATTTTGCAAAAGCACTTGTAGATGCAAAGCGAAACCTAAGTTTTTGCTCCGTTTGTGGTCACATTACAGATAAGGATCCATGCTATATTTGCGCTGATACGTCACGCGATCGAAGTGTCATCTGTGTGGTACAAGAATCCAAAGATGTCATTGCAATGGAAAAAATGCGTGATTTTCATGGTTTATACCACGTACTTCATGGCACAATTTCGCCAATGGATGGAATTGGACCAGAAGATATTAACATTCCTGATTTGCTGAAACGTTTGCAAGATGACACGATTGAGGAAGTTATTTTAGCAACTAATCCTAATGTTGAAGGGGAAGCCACGGCGATGTATATTTCGCGCTTATTAAAACCTTCAGGCATAAAAGTAACGAGAATAGCGCATGGCCTTCCAGTTGGTGGAGACTTAGAATATGCAGATGAAGTGACGCTTTCAAAAGCAATGGAAGGACGAAGAGAAGTCTAA
- the dhaL1 gene encoding dihydroxyacetone kinase ADP-binding subunit DhaL1 — translation MTYDKDWALRWLNDFGERVQENKQLLSDLDQAIGDGDHGINMARGLGELKKAFTEKEPADLKDVFKTAGMTMVSKVGGASGPLYGTAFLNMSKAVDADTIDAVGLTKVIEAGLEGIEKRGKSHAGEKTMIDVWEPVVHALHQEDLTDDVVDAALQKTKDLKATKGRASYLGERSIGHLDPGAYSSALLFHAMLQTEVS, via the coding sequence ATGACTTATGATAAAGATTGGGCGTTACGCTGGTTAAATGACTTCGGCGAACGCGTGCAAGAAAACAAACAATTATTAAGTGATCTCGACCAAGCGATTGGCGACGGAGACCACGGTATCAATATGGCTCGCGGACTCGGCGAACTCAAAAAAGCTTTCACAGAAAAAGAACCCGCTGACCTAAAAGATGTTTTCAAAACGGCCGGAATGACAATGGTCAGCAAAGTTGGCGGCGCATCAGGTCCACTTTACGGAACAGCATTTCTGAATATGAGTAAGGCAGTTGATGCGGATACAATCGATGCGGTCGGCCTTACAAAAGTCATTGAAGCTGGTCTAGAAGGTATCGAAAAACGCGGTAAATCGCATGCTGGTGAAAAAACAATGATTGATGTCTGGGAACCAGTTGTTCACGCGCTTCATCAAGAAGATTTAACCGATGATGTGGTGGATGCAGCCTTACAAAAAACAAAAGATTTAAAAGCTACTAAAGGTCGCGCAAGTTATCTTGGCGAGCGTTCGATTGGCCATCTTGACCCCGGCGCCTACTCTTCCGCCCTGCTATTTCACGCAATGCTTCAAACGGAGGTGAGCTAA
- the dnaX gene encoding DNA polymerase III subunit gamma/tau, with protein MAYQALYRVFRPQSFQDVVGQEHVTKTLKNAIVQNKTSHAYLFSGPRGTGKTSAAKIFAKAINCEHGHDGEPCNECEICKGTTDGSIPDVLEIDAASNNGVEEIRDIREKVKYAPTVAKYKVYIIDEVHMLSTGAFNALLKTLEEPPKHVIFILATTEPHKLPLTIISRVQRFDFKRITTQDIIGRLKFILEEEKIPYDEKALMIVARAAEGGMRDALSLLDQVISYGSEEVTVEDALEITGSVAQNLLTKLVSAAFDGDAAEAISTLTALLAEGKDPVRLVEDLLVFFRDVLLYQKAPDLEETLERALIDDDFVALAKRADSLKVYEFVKILNTAQQQMRFSNHPGIYVEVALVQLTQAGQSAAGGGGNAPIDAASGSDLSDLKRQMEQMHQEIQTLKKQIASGTGAAPADKPTQNRGGSKKAINNGKQFKAPIGKINHVLGEAKKENLQLIRGCWGELLSMLMASQAALLNDAEPVAASQDTFVLKFKHEIHCQMAMDNPNFVETITSSIARLTQVNYTFIGIPEDQWADVRENFLHSHGSDGDAEDGANPEAKKPAEDPFVAEAAKLVGEDLLEIKD; from the coding sequence ATGGCGTATCAGGCTTTGTATCGGGTTTTTCGGCCGCAGTCGTTTCAGGATGTTGTTGGACAGGAACATGTGACGAAAACGCTTAAAAATGCCATTGTGCAAAATAAAACTTCGCATGCTTATTTATTTTCTGGGCCTCGGGGGACGGGGAAAACTAGTGCGGCGAAAATTTTTGCGAAGGCGATTAACTGTGAACACGGTCATGATGGGGAGCCTTGCAATGAATGTGAGATTTGTAAAGGCACAACGGACGGTTCTATACCAGATGTTCTTGAAATTGATGCTGCCAGTAATAACGGGGTTGAAGAAATTCGAGATATCCGGGAAAAAGTGAAATATGCGCCAACTGTGGCGAAATATAAAGTATATATTATCGATGAAGTGCATATGTTGTCGACGGGAGCGTTTAATGCGCTACTAAAAACGTTGGAAGAACCGCCGAAACATGTCATTTTTATTTTGGCAACAACAGAACCACATAAGTTACCACTAACAATTATTTCGAGGGTACAACGCTTTGATTTTAAACGAATTACGACCCAAGATATTATTGGTCGTTTGAAATTTATTTTAGAAGAAGAAAAAATTCCTTATGACGAAAAAGCGTTGATGATTGTTGCGCGTGCGGCTGAAGGCGGGATGCGTGATGCACTTAGCTTGCTCGATCAAGTTATTTCCTACGGATCAGAAGAAGTTACCGTGGAAGATGCGCTTGAAATCACCGGATCTGTTGCGCAAAACCTGCTTACAAAATTAGTAAGTGCAGCATTTGATGGTGATGCGGCGGAAGCTATTTCAACATTGACAGCACTACTGGCAGAAGGGAAAGACCCAGTTCGTTTAGTGGAAGACTTACTCGTATTCTTTAGAGATGTGCTGCTATATCAAAAAGCGCCGGATCTGGAAGAGACTCTGGAACGAGCTTTGATTGACGATGATTTCGTCGCTTTGGCAAAACGAGCAGATTCACTTAAAGTGTATGAGTTTGTGAAAATTTTAAATACAGCGCAACAACAAATGCGTTTTTCTAATCACCCAGGTATTTATGTCGAAGTGGCGCTCGTGCAGTTAACACAAGCCGGACAATCAGCTGCAGGTGGTGGCGGAAATGCGCCGATAGATGCAGCTTCTGGAAGTGATCTCTCTGACTTAAAACGCCAAATGGAGCAAATGCATCAAGAGATACAAACGCTGAAAAAACAAATTGCCAGTGGAACCGGAGCAGCACCAGCTGATAAACCAACCCAAAATCGGGGAGGCTCTAAAAAAGCAATCAACAATGGCAAGCAATTTAAAGCCCCTATTGGCAAAATCAACCATGTGCTAGGCGAAGCTAAGAAAGAGAATTTACAGTTGATTCGTGGTTGTTGGGGTGAGTTATTATCCATGTTGATGGCATCTCAAGCAGCCCTTTTAAATGACGCAGAACCTGTAGCTGCATCTCAGGACACTTTTGTGTTAAAATTTAAGCATGAGATTCACTGTCAAATGGCGATGGATAATCCGAACTTTGTTGAAACCATCACGTCGAGTATTGCACGACTGACTCAAGTAAATTATACTTTTATTGGCATCCCAGAAGATCAATGGGCTGACGTAAGAGAAAATTTCCTGCATAGTCATGGTAGCGACGGCGATGCGGAGGACGGTGCAAATCCAGAAGCTAAAAAACCAGCGGAAGATCCTTTTGTTGCAGAAGCCGCAAAACTCGTTGGTGAAGATTTGCTTGAAATTAAAGATTAA
- a CDS encoding PTS sugar transporter subunit IIC, translating to MNGLTAFLEKYFVPVAAKIGSQKHLVALRDAFISTMPITMAGSIAVLLNAFFRDFPTDWGWTGFVEAMQPLIGINGYVYNGTLAIVSIIFAFSLGYNLSKAYEVDRLAGGLVSLAAFVMNLTVTVSLDAVKAAIAASNANFDVNTLPKEFAGIYGFFSLSQVNGTGLFTAMIFGFISTIIYAKLMRRNIIIKMPDSVPPAVSKAFAAIIPALVALYVVGIIDWAFFKITNMDVITWISKTIQEPLLSLSQGYGAVLLVTFLVQLLWFFGIHGPNVLAPVLESLWGTAQLQNISAAQEGAKLPFEWVRGSFDAYVWMGGSGGTLVLIIALLMFSKRADARTVAKLSLAPGIFNINEPIMFGLPIVLNTIYLIPFLIAPMVMVTIAYFATTLGIVGPVKIAVVWVMPPLLNSFLATGGDWMAPVISLINMVVAFLIWVPFVITANRVGVPEEEMKA from the coding sequence ATGAATGGATTAACAGCATTTTTAGAAAAGTATTTTGTGCCAGTAGCAGCAAAAATTGGTTCACAAAAACATCTAGTTGCGTTACGTGATGCTTTTATTTCAACAATGCCAATCACTATGGCTGGGTCAATTGCAGTACTTTTAAATGCGTTTTTTAGGGATTTTCCAACTGACTGGGGATGGACAGGATTTGTGGAAGCGATGCAACCACTTATCGGAATTAATGGATATGTATACAATGGGACGTTAGCAATTGTTTCAATTATTTTTGCCTTTTCACTAGGGTATAATTTATCAAAAGCATATGAAGTGGATCGATTAGCTGGGGGGCTAGTTTCTCTTGCTGCTTTTGTTATGAACTTAACTGTTACTGTAAGCTTAGATGCAGTAAAAGCTGCGATTGCGGCTTCTAATGCAAATTTTGATGTAAATACGTTACCAAAAGAATTTGCTGGAATTTACGGATTCTTTAGCTTAAGCCAAGTAAATGGTACCGGCTTGTTTACCGCAATGATTTTCGGTTTTATATCAACTATTATTTATGCGAAATTAATGCGTAGAAATATTATTATCAAAATGCCAGATTCTGTTCCACCGGCTGTAAGTAAAGCTTTCGCGGCGATCATTCCTGCGTTAGTTGCACTTTATGTTGTTGGTATTATTGACTGGGCATTCTTCAAAATCACAAATATGGACGTTATTACTTGGATTTCCAAAACAATTCAAGAGCCGTTATTATCACTATCGCAAGGGTACGGAGCTGTTTTACTAGTTACTTTCTTAGTACAACTACTATGGTTCTTCGGGATTCATGGTCCGAACGTACTTGCTCCGGTTCTAGAATCACTTTGGGGTACAGCACAACTACAAAACATTAGTGCGGCACAAGAAGGCGCTAAATTACCATTCGAATGGGTACGTGGTTCTTTCGATGCGTATGTATGGATGGGTGGATCAGGCGGTACACTTGTATTAATTATCGCGTTACTAATGTTCTCGAAACGAGCGGATGCACGAACAGTTGCGAAATTGTCTCTTGCGCCAGGTATATTTAATATTAACGAACCAATCATGTTTGGTTTACCGATCGTATTAAATACAATTTACTTAATACCATTCCTTATCGCGCCAATGGTAATGGTAACAATCGCTTACTTTGCAACAACACTTGGCATTGTTGGCCCAGTTAAAATTGCAGTAGTTTGGGTAATGCCGCCACTTCTGAATTCCTTCTTAGCAACTGGAGGAGATTGGATGGCACCAGTAATTTCACTCATAAATATGGTCGTCGCGTTCTTGATTTGGGTACCATTTGTTATTACCGCAAATCGCGTTGGTGTACCAGAAGAAGAGATGAAAGCTTAG
- a CDS encoding Cof-type HAD-IIB family hydrolase produces MTIQAIILDIDGTLLNDDKKISPETKKALTSAQQNGVKLILASGRPTTGMHAYAEQLEMEKHHGLLVSYNGAKVVDCATSEELFNQALTVEEGKAVLEHMKQFEVKVMIDKEDYMYTNDVYDCYIPYRGEEINILQYESRGGNFKLCEKDDLAAFLDYRLSKILTAGDPAYMQENYQAMMAPFKDTLNCVFTADFYFEFTAQGIDKAKALDTVLTPMGIHAENIIAFGDGHNDITMVEYAGTGIAMQNAVPELKIAANSVTLSNNEDGIAHVLNSLIPS; encoded by the coding sequence ATGACAATCCAAGCAATTATTTTAGATATTGATGGCACTTTATTGAACGACGACAAAAAAATCTCACCGGAAACAAAAAAAGCACTCACCTCCGCGCAACAAAATGGTGTTAAACTTATTCTCGCATCAGGTAGACCAACCACAGGGATGCACGCATACGCAGAACAATTAGAAATGGAAAAGCATCATGGTTTGCTCGTTTCATACAACGGCGCTAAAGTAGTTGATTGCGCGACAAGTGAAGAATTATTCAACCAAGCACTTACTGTTGAAGAAGGAAAAGCCGTTTTAGAACACATGAAACAATTTGAAGTAAAAGTAATGATTGATAAAGAGGATTATATGTACACGAATGATGTATACGATTGCTACATACCTTACCGCGGCGAAGAAATAAATATTCTTCAGTATGAATCTCGCGGAGGAAATTTCAAACTCTGCGAAAAAGATGATTTAGCGGCATTTTTAGATTATCGCCTAAGTAAAATCCTCACTGCTGGCGATCCAGCCTATATGCAAGAAAATTACCAAGCTATGATGGCGCCTTTCAAAGACACACTTAATTGTGTCTTCACAGCTGATTTTTACTTTGAATTCACAGCTCAAGGCATTGATAAAGCCAAAGCACTTGATACCGTTTTAACGCCTATGGGCATTCACGCTGAAAATATCATTGCATTCGGAGACGGTCATAACGACATCACAATGGTCGAATATGCAGGAACAGGAATCGCTATGCAAAATGCTGTCCCGGAATTAAAAATTGCAGCAAACTCTGTTACTTTATCCAACAACGAAGACGGCATTGCGCACGTGCTAAACAGTTTAATCCCGAGTTAA
- a CDS encoding NUDIX hydrolase: MRQPFQVLVIPFMKMKANYQFGVLHRTDADVWQFVAGGGEDEESISEAAKRECREELNLGNNVKMYSLDSHASIPNFHFSVNKPYVVPEYCFAIELTSCSHQVTLSLEHSELRWVSYESAVQLLEWDSNKTALYELNERLKNNAMKAI, from the coding sequence ATGAGACAACCTTTTCAAGTTTTAGTTATACCTTTTATGAAAATGAAAGCAAATTATCAGTTTGGTGTTTTACATAGAACTGACGCAGATGTTTGGCAGTTTGTAGCTGGTGGAGGGGAAGACGAAGAGTCTATTTCTGAGGCTGCTAAACGAGAATGTAGAGAAGAGTTGAATTTGGGTAACAACGTTAAAATGTATAGCCTGGATTCACATGCCTCCATTCCTAATTTTCATTTCTCCGTTAACAAGCCATATGTTGTTCCAGAATATTGTTTTGCCATTGAGTTAACGAGTTGTTCACATCAGGTTACATTATCTTTAGAGCATAGCGAGTTGCGCTGGGTTTCTTATGAGTCTGCGGTTCAGTTATTGGAGTGGGATAGTAATAAAACGGCGCTTTATGAACTAAATGAACGGTTGAAAAACAATGCTATGAAGGCAATATAA
- a CDS encoding YbaB/EbfC family nucleoid-associated protein, whose product MRGMGNMQGMMKQMQKMQKEMAKAQADLEAQEFTGTAGGGMVTVKATGKRVITDVVINEEVVDPEDIEMLQDLVLAATNDVLKQIEDTTSQTMGKFTQGLNIPGM is encoded by the coding sequence ATGCGTGGAATGGGAAATATGCAAGGTATGATGAAACAAATGCAAAAAATGCAAAAGGAAATGGCGAAAGCTCAAGCTGATTTAGAAGCGCAAGAGTTCACTGGGACAGCTGGTGGCGGAATGGTTACAGTGAAAGCTACTGGTAAACGCGTCATTACTGATGTTGTTATAAATGAAGAAGTAGTTGATCCAGAAGATATCGAAATGCTACAAGATTTAGTACTTGCAGCAACAAATGACGTATTAAAACAAATTGAAGATACAACTTCACAAACAATGGGTAAATTCACACAAGGGTTAAACATCCCTGGAATGTAA
- a CDS encoding MurR/RpiR family transcriptional regulator, protein MNILIKIRELTNLTNSEKELANYILANPKKTLQFKPKELATAAFVSAATIYRLINKLGLNGIGELKIEIASSLRETNEEKDLNYDYPILESDTPYQIMTNLHQIYKGTIDETLNNADPEELVKIGEKLIHAKTIDVYAASANLFFAQNFKFQMQEIGVLVNVPEEDYIQSLSAANSDENHIAIVVSYGGRSRTLQRVVKILSENNVDIILITSMQDNPLVEFATHKIYMASAENHYNKVSSFSTRQSLLSIFDTLYSIYFNQNYEKNIQYKTTNYQKMNTELE, encoded by the coding sequence ATGAATATTTTAATTAAAATACGCGAACTAACCAATTTAACCAATAGTGAAAAAGAACTAGCGAATTATATTTTAGCGAACCCGAAGAAAACATTACAGTTCAAACCAAAAGAATTAGCTACAGCTGCCTTTGTCTCCGCTGCAACTATCTATCGTTTAATTAACAAACTAGGACTAAATGGAATCGGTGAACTTAAAATCGAAATTGCTTCAAGTCTTCGTGAAACAAATGAAGAAAAAGATTTGAATTACGACTATCCTATTTTGGAATCCGATACGCCTTACCAAATAATGACCAACCTCCATCAAATATACAAAGGAACCATCGACGAAACATTAAACAACGCTGATCCAGAAGAACTCGTCAAAATTGGCGAAAAATTAATCCATGCGAAAACCATCGATGTGTATGCAGCTTCCGCCAATTTATTTTTCGCTCAAAACTTCAAATTTCAAATGCAAGAAATTGGTGTCTTAGTCAATGTGCCTGAGGAAGATTATATCCAAAGCTTATCTGCCGCTAACAGCGATGAAAACCATATTGCCATCGTCGTTTCTTACGGAGGTCGGAGTCGGACACTTCAAAGAGTCGTCAAAATCTTGTCCGAAAACAACGTCGATATTATTTTAATTACATCTATGCAAGACAATCCTTTAGTCGAATTTGCCACACACAAAATCTACATGGCTTCCGCTGAGAACCATTACAACAAAGTCTCTTCGTTCTCAACACGCCAATCATTACTAAGCATTTTCGATACGCTTTATTCCATTTATTTTAATCAAAATTATGAAAAAAACATTCAATACAAAACGACTAATTACCAAAAAATGAACACCGAATTGGAATGA
- the dhaK1 gene encoding dihydroxyacetone kinase subunit DhaK1, with translation MKKILNGTDQVVEQMVEGLVKSHADVVHRVEGTRVIARNDKRPGKVGLVSGGGSGHEPAHAGYVGRGMLSAAVCGDVFTSPTPDQIYEGIKAADQGAGVLLIVKNYTGDVMNFEMAADLADADDIKVEQIVVDDDIAVEDSTFTTGRRGVAGTVLVHKIIGAAAEAGASLEELKALGEKVIASVKTLGVALTPCTVPEVGHPGFELGDDEIELGIGIHGEPGFTREKIMPSARLAKQLYERISNESKLLPGDKVVVLVNGMGATPLMEQYVFANDVHELLKNAGVQVEKTLVGDYMTSLEMAGLSLTILKLEDEKWVDMLKLPVDTIAW, from the coding sequence GCGTCATTGCAAGAAATGATAAACGTCCAGGAAAAGTCGGGCTAGTAAGCGGTGGAGGTTCTGGTCACGAGCCGGCTCATGCTGGTTATGTAGGTCGCGGAATGCTATCTGCGGCTGTATGCGGCGATGTTTTCACTTCCCCAACACCTGACCAAATTTATGAAGGTATAAAAGCCGCAGATCAAGGCGCTGGTGTACTTTTAATCGTAAAAAATTATACTGGTGACGTAATGAATTTTGAAATGGCGGCAGATTTAGCAGATGCCGATGATATTAAAGTAGAGCAAATTGTAGTAGATGATGATATTGCTGTTGAGGATAGTACTTTTACAACAGGACGCCGCGGTGTAGCCGGGACTGTTCTCGTGCATAAAATTATCGGGGCAGCCGCAGAAGCAGGCGCATCTCTTGAAGAACTGAAAGCCCTTGGTGAAAAAGTAATTGCTTCGGTTAAAACGCTTGGTGTCGCACTTACTCCGTGTACTGTCCCTGAGGTTGGACATCCTGGTTTTGAACTTGGTGACGACGAAATCGAACTCGGAATCGGTATCCACGGCGAACCAGGATTTACGCGCGAAAAAATCATGCCGTCTGCTCGTTTAGCTAAGCAACTGTATGAACGTATTAGTAATGAAAGCAAACTCTTACCGGGAGATAAAGTGGTTGTACTTGTTAACGGCATGGGCGCAACACCACTAATGGAACAATATGTTTTCGCAAATGATGTCCATGAGCTTCTAAAAAATGCCGGCGTTCAAGTTGAAAAAACACTCGTTGGAGATTATATGACTTCTCTTGAAATGGCTGGTTTATCCTTAACCATTTTAAAATTAGAGGACGAAAAATGGGTTGATATGTTGAAACTCCCAGTGGACACAATTGCATGGTAA
- a CDS encoding YaaL family protein, whose amino-acid sequence MESRSNKFGRKKNKKIGKLHKSYDAYLMELIEVTQEKWHKQKVLMRKSFEYDPNLEYEEKKAEARYFYLFKEARTRQLKSK is encoded by the coding sequence ATGGAATCCAGAAGCAATAAGTTTGGTCGGAAGAAAAACAAGAAGATTGGCAAATTACACAAATCCTATGATGCTTATCTGATGGAATTGATTGAAGTCACGCAAGAAAAGTGGCACAAACAAAAAGTTCTAATGCGTAAAAGCTTTGAATATGATCCAAATTTAGAATATGAGGAAAAGAAAGCAGAAGCTCGCTATTTTTACCTTTTCAAAGAAGCACGTACAAGACAATTAAAAAGCAAATAA
- a CDS encoding aldo/keto reductase — protein MTLSFSDTYRLNNGIEMPRHGFGVYKLTDEARMRTALETAVDVGYRLFDTASFYHNEKELGDFFASSGLKRDEFFVTTKMWNTEQGYDETLRAFEKSQKKLQLDKIDLYLVHWPKQDTFFDTWRAVEKLYDEGLVRAIGVSNFEAHHLDRLRTSANVLPVVDQLETHPHFPNHLLHRYLEELHIVHQAWSPLGRGGVLQEQILIDLAKKHGKSPAQIVLRWHLQNNISIIPKSETPSRIRENAAIYDFELSEADMRQVERLNTGERVSHAPDVMYVRSEI, from the coding sequence ATGACACTTTCTTTCTCGGATACATACAGACTGAACAATGGAATTGAAATGCCTAGACATGGTTTTGGGGTTTACAAGTTAACGGATGAGGCGCGTATGCGTACTGCGCTCGAAACCGCGGTGGATGTTGGGTATCGCTTATTTGATACGGCTTCATTTTACCATAATGAAAAAGAACTTGGAGACTTTTTTGCGTCAAGCGGCTTGAAAAGAGATGAATTTTTCGTCACAACAAAAATGTGGAATACAGAACAAGGTTACGATGAAACGCTTCGAGCTTTTGAAAAATCACAGAAAAAACTACAATTGGACAAAATTGATTTATATTTAGTTCATTGGCCAAAACAAGATACTTTTTTTGATACTTGGCGCGCTGTGGAAAAATTATATGATGAGGGTCTTGTTCGCGCAATTGGTGTAAGTAACTTTGAAGCGCATCATCTGGACCGCCTGCGCACAAGTGCCAATGTGCTTCCAGTAGTAGATCAACTCGAAACACATCCGCACTTCCCAAATCATCTTTTACACCGCTATTTAGAGGAATTACATATCGTTCACCAAGCTTGGAGCCCACTTGGCCGTGGCGGGGTTTTACAAGAGCAAATCCTTATTGACCTAGCGAAAAAACACGGAAAATCACCTGCTCAAATCGTCCTTCGTTGGCATTTACAAAATAATATCTCCATTATTCCAAAATCAGAAACACCTTCAAGAATTAGAGAAAATGCAGCTATTTATGATTTTGAATTGTCAGAAGCAGATATGCGCCAAGTCGAGCGTTTAAATACTGGTGAACGTGTGAGCCACGCACCAGACGTGATGTATGTAAGATCAGAAATTTAG
- the dhaM1 gene encoding dihydroxyacetone kinase phosphoryl donor subunit DhaM1 yields MAKPYGVVIISHSKDVAKGVHDIIKEIAPDVSITYAGGTEDGRIGTSFDAVNEAIENNEADKVYTFYDLGSAKMNIETVEEISEKEIILFNAPILEGAYATAAQVQMDEKPEVIAANLKTIEIK; encoded by the coding sequence ATGGCTAAACCTTATGGCGTTGTTATCATTTCTCATTCCAAAGACGTGGCAAAAGGCGTACATGATATTATTAAAGAAATTGCTCCAGACGTTTCTATCACGTATGCCGGCGGAACAGAAGACGGTCGCATTGGCACAAGTTTTGATGCAGTGAATGAAGCAATTGAAAATAACGAAGCTGATAAAGTCTACACTTTCTATGACCTTGGAAGCGCCAAAATGAACATAGAGACAGTGGAAGAAATCAGCGAAAAAGAAATTATTCTCTTTAATGCACCAATTTTAGAAGGTGCTTACGCTACTGCTGCTCAAGTTCAAATGGATGAAAAACCAGAAGTCATCGCAGCAAATCTTAAAACAATTGAAATTAAATAA